TCTGTCATGTTTTATCTATTTGGACCGTCAAGCATTGAGTAGAAATTCTAGATTTATTGGgctaaaaatgttgaataagccgGGATGCTCCACTCATGCCATAATCTGGACCGTTTTTTACAGTGCGTTTTGGCCTTCCGTAGATTATTCTCGTCAGAACCATGCTGCTGGAGATTTTTGGATCTGGAATGAGACTAACACGGAATAATGACCGGGTTCTAAGATTGCTCTTTGGTGACCGATCTGCTTATGCATCCTTTGTCCTGGCAAGCAACATTGCAGTAAAAGGAGTGAATAAATGGGGCAGGCCAAATTGGCTCTGCGTCCTCCCTTGTGTCAGTAACTATTTCTGCACCTCCATCTATGCCACCAGAGGCAAACAATTTGCCACCACCAAGGGGATGGACACATCAGGGATGAAGGGGCGAACGAAGCAAGTCCTTGTTGGCCATGCCTCTTATCCTGTATCTGAAGCCGACATCTATAAGAAAACCACCCATCGGGATGGTTCTATATACAAGATAAACTATGGTATTCTAAAGCTATGGCATCTTACTCAACGTGGTGAGAGTAAGTCACCTATCATGTTCCATTTTATTTTTAGGATGCTTACCGGCTATATAGTTTGCTTGACTGATTTAAAATGCATTCTTGTATTTAAAAAAATGCAATATATATCTGGATTGttataaagaatttatgaattagCAAAAAAATATCATGCTTCATTTAGATATATAAATTTGTCGATATACTATACATGGTTAGGATCTTGTCACTAGTTTTAGTCCTACAAATAAGTTTCCCTTGTACTCATACACCAACAACTTCCATGACTCGGAAAATCAAATGACATTATTCTTCTTCTTTCTAAACTGCACAAATATGTATTGACAAGCATAattataattttatttttttgtgtAAATTGTTTGTATAAAACATTATTTGTTGTAATATAACATGTATTTTTTTTTCATGAAGCACAACTAGAGCCGATGATGTTCTCAAATCCCACGAATTGTTTCCCGAATAGGGATAGATGCATGGTACATTCTGCAACTAATATGATGCAGATTTTCTCGCTGAAATTGGAAAAAGCTAGTACCAACATCGGCTTGGTACAACTATATGGATATATAGCAGTGCGTGATCGTTATGATTCATTGCTTAATTATGTTTTCAATCGTAGCAGGGATGATCCCATCATCGTGGAAGAGGTGCACATTTTTACATATATATGCAATTATATTTAATATTTCATTCATTTAATAATTCAAGTCAATATCCGCTCGAGTTGT
This window of the Triticum aestivum cultivar Chinese Spring chromosome 5D, IWGSC CS RefSeq v2.1, whole genome shotgun sequence genome carries:
- the LOC123119276 gene encoding uncharacterized protein isoform X2; translation: MLLEIFGSGMRLTRNNDRVLRLLFGDRSAYASFVLASNIAVKGVNKWGRPNWLCVLPCVSNYFCTSIYATRGKQFATTKGMDTSGMKGRTKQVLVGHASYPVSEADIYKKTTHRDGSIYKINYGILKLWHLTQRAQLEPMMFSNPTNCFPNRDRCMVHSATNMMQIFSLKLEKASTNIGLVQLYGYIAVRDRYDSLLNYVFNRSRDDPIIVEEGSLIEMTGPKRGITMVAPALVEFDMRIKKGKQEDDLQLIDGAMEYHDLVTPEYPFTHRINGDCGAVDITLALVRWAFEATIDVVISKVQCGFDLSLSSCVVLRNGLHEIQLFRGSVVESCGLRRYVIAVKEDTLMHLKFKVGQNSCKNDLDHHCFFKAKKHGYDYQQIMLELASISVKVTWSNLQR
- the LOC123119276 gene encoding uncharacterized protein isoform X1 — its product is MLLEIFGSGMRLTRNNDRVLRLLFGDRSAYASFVLASNIAVKGVNKWGRPNWLCVLPCVSNYFCTSIYATRGKQFATTKGMDTSGMKGRTKQVLVGHASYPVSEADIYKKTTHRDGSIYKINYGILKLWHLTQRGETQLEPMMFSNPTNCFPNRDRCMVHSATNMMQIFSLKLEKASTNIGLVQLYGYIAVRDRYDSLLNYVFNRSRDDPIIVEEGSLIEMTGPKRGITMVAPALVEFDMRIKKGKQEDDLQLIDGAMEYHDLVTPEYPFTHRINGDCGAVDITLALVRWAFEATIDVVISKVQCGFDLSLSSCVVLRNGLHEIQLFRGSVVESCGLRRYVIAVKEDTLMHLKFKVGQNSCKNDLDHHCFFKAKKHGYDYQQIMLELASISVKVTWSNLQR